The genomic DNA GTGACCGCCGCGGGCATCGCGCTGCAGGACGGCGAGTACACCCGGAGGCTGGTCGCCGCCGCGCCCGACTCCACCGCGGAGCTTCCCGACGGTGCCGGTCTCGTGGTGCTCGACCTCTCGGTCGACGCCGAGCTCGAGGCCGAGGGCTGGGCGAAGGACCGCATCCGCGAGCTGCAGGAGGCGCGCCGCGCGGCGGGGCTCGACGTGAGCGATCGGATCTCCTTGGTGCTCGACGTTCCCGCGGAGCACGCCGCCGCGGCGCGCACCCACCAGGAGCTCATCGCGGGCGAGGTGCTCGCCACGTCGCTGGAGTTCGCCTCGCTCGAGGGAGACGTGGACGCCGTGGACCTGGGCGACGGCGTCCGGGCCCGCCTCACTCGCGCCTGAGCGACGTCGCGCCGTGCCGGGGCAGGGTGAGGCTGAGCGGAGCGCCCGCTGGGTGCTCCACTTCGACATGGACGCCTTCTTCGCGTCCTGCGAGCAGCTGACCCGGCCCACCCTGCGCGGCCGCCCCGTGCTGGTGGGCGGGCTCGGCGGCCGCGGCGTGGTGGCCGGCTGCTCGTACGAGGCGCGCGTCTTCGGCGCGCGCTCCGCCATGCCGATGCACCAGGCGCGCCGGCTCGTCGGCGCCGCCGCAGTGGTGCTGCCGCCGCGCGGCGCGCTGTACGGGACCGTGAGCCGCCGGGTCTTCGCGACCGTTCGCGAGCTCATCCCCGTTGTCGAGACCCTGTCGTTCGACGAGGCCTTCGGCGAGCCGGTCGAGCTCGCCGGGGCGTCCACCGCCGAGGTGACGGCCTTCGCCGAGGAGCTGCGCCGCCGCATCCGCGAGGAGACGGGGCTCGTCGCCTCGGTCGGCGCGGGGGCGGGGAAACAGGCCGCCAAGATCGCCTCGGGCCTCGCGAAGCCCGACGGGGTGTCCGTCATCCCGCCCGCCGCGCAGGAGTCGATGCTGTACCCGCTGCCGGTGCGCAAGCTCTGGGGCATCGGCCCGGTGGCGGGGGAGCGGCTCTCCCGCTTGGGGATCGACACCATCGGGCAGTTCGCGGCGATGAGCGAGGTCGAGGTGGTCTCGGTGCTCGGCGTGACGTTGGGGCCGGCGCTGCACCGGCTGGCGCGCGGTGAGGACGATCGGCCGGTGGCGGTGAACGGCGAGGCGAAGTCGATCAGCGCGGAACACACGCTCGAGACCGACGTGACCACGATGAACGCGCTGCGGCGGGAGATCGACCGCAGCGCCGAGCACGCGCTGCGGCGGCTGCGCCGGGACGGGCGCGGGGCGCGGACCGTCGTGCTCAAGCTCAAGCGGTCCGACATGTCCCTGCTGACGCGGTCCGCCACGCTGCCGTCGGCGACCACCGACGCGGCCGTGCTCACCGCGACCGCCCAGCGCCTCGCGCTCGACCCGATGGAGATCGGTGGCCTGCGGCTCGTCGGGGTCGGCTTCTCCGGGCTCAGCAGCGTGGAGCAGTTCGCGCTGTTCGGCGACGAGAGCGACGGGAGCGACGAGGCTTCCGGGGAAGCGGACGAGGTCGCAGACGACGACGGCGGTGTGGACGCGGCCGAGGTCCAGGTACCTGTCGTGGGGTGGCGACCCGGCATGGACGTGCGCCACCCCGAGTTCGGCCACGGCTGGGTGCAGGGCGCCGGGCACGGGGTGCTCAGCGTGCGCTTCGAGACGCGCACCTCCGGCGCCGGCCGGATGCGCAGCTTCAAGGCCGACGACCCAGACCTGCGCGAGGCCGACCCCCTCGACTCCCTCGACTGGCCCGCCGAACACCTGCGCATCGACGAGGACGACGAGGGCTAATTCCCGCCGCACCGTCCGGCGGCGCGCGGTCGCGCTGGACGCGGGTGGTGTCCGCGTCACGCAGCGGTGCGCAGGTCGGCGGGCATCTGGCAGTTCCACGGCTCGTCGGCGTCGTGTTCGGCAAGGAGGGCTTCGAGGATCGGCGGGCCGTGCGGACCGTCGAGGATCTCGCCGATGTCGTCGTGGATGGAACCGACGCACTCCCGGTAACGCACCCGCAGTTCCTCGGCGCGCCAGAGGTTCCGGAGCTCCGCGATGCGGGCGTTCCAGCGTTCGAGGGCGTGGCGATAGAGCTCTTCGGTGTGGTGCTTGTGGTTCACCCGGTGCTCGTGGGTCGGGTCGGCCGTGCGGCGCCAGCCGGTGCGGCCGGCGTACTCGCCCTGAGGGACCGTGATCGTCTCCCAGCCCCGAGGGAAGTCACCGGTCGCGGGCGCCACCTTCCCGTGGTGGGCGTCGCAGGCGAGAGTGAGACAGGTGATGTCGGTGGCTCCGCCGTCGGCCCACTCGGTGATGTGGTGCACCTGGCAGCGGGTGGCGGGCGCGTCGCACCCGGGTGCGGTGCAGCCCTTCTCGGAGCCGTACAGCGCGATCCGCTGATCCGCGGAGGCGAGGCGCTTCTCGCGCCCGAGGAACAGCGGCCGCGACGCGAGGTCGAGGACCAGGACGTACTTCGGATTGGTGCCCATCATGCGCAGCGCGTCGGCGACCGGGAGCCTGCCGCCGGTGGCGGTGGTGGCGATGCCGGTCTCCGTCTCGAGCTGGTCGATGCCGAGCGTGATGATCGGGACGCACGGCAGGCCGCGGTGCTGCCCGAGCCCGCCAGACGCGACGGCGAGCCCCAGTGCGGTCACGAGCGCGTCATGGTTGCGCTGCGCCGCCGTCCGCTGATCATGCTTCGCCGCCGCCTTCACCGCGTCCTGATCGGTGAGATCCACGGGATCGTCCGCGTCCGCGGGATTGTTCACTCCGGGCCGCGCGAGCTTCTCCAGGATCGTGTCCAGCAACGCGCGCCCCTCGGGGGACAGGTCGCCGTCGAACGGCGTCATCAGGTCGCCGTCCTGCGTACCCACGTGGAGGCCGCGGGCGCGCTCGATCACATCGGAATCGGGCTCCGCCCCATCGGGGTCGAGGTGCGCGAGAGCGCGGGCCCCGATGACGGAGAGGTCCTCGGGCGTGACGTCCGCAGCGGCGGTGACGAGAACATCCTCGAGGATCGCGGCCTGGTCGGGCCGGATCGTCCTGCGGCACTTCGCGAAGACGTGATCGATCGCGAGGGCGTGCCGATCGGAGATCGTTCCGTCGCGCTGTGCCTTGGCGACGAGCGCATACCGTGGCTCGGGGCACACGCCGTGCCCGTGCTGGGGAGCGCGGTCCCGCGCGCCGTGGATCCGATCCCGCGCTTCGCCTCCCGCGAGGCGGAGCCGCTGCACCAGCAGCTCCTTCATCCCGGTGTAGCCCAGCTGCCCCGGCAGACCTTGCTCCACCGCGACCTGGGTGAGGCGATGTTGGCTGTACGGCACCTTCCGGAAGGCCGCCTCCAGGCGCTCCAGTGCGGAGAGGACGTCTTCGGAGTCCAGCATCACGGGATCGACGTGCGCGAGTTGCTCCGCTGCGTGTTCGAATGATGTGAGCGCGTCGAGATACTCCACTGCTATACAGGTAGAAGTATTCATTGCGCCCCCTCGACTACCTCGATTCTACCGCGGCGTTCGATGACATTGCAACATTAATCGATAGAAAGTTCGAGGAACTGTCGCGGTCGTCAGGGCGCGAGCGTCACCGCGCGCAGGCGCTCGAGGTCGGAGAGGACCGTCGCGCAGTCCCGGTCGAAGTCGGCATCGCTCGCTCCCAGTCGCCGCACCGTGAACAGCACCTCCGCGCCGTCCGGGTGTGCAAGTACGCGCAGGGGATTGTTCACGACGGTGCCGTCGGGCAGCGTCACGTCGTGGTCCAGGACGCCGAACGTATTGTCCGGCGCGAACCGCACGCGCACCTCGCCCATCGGCGAGTCCGCGACCAGGTCGTCACCGTCGGATCGCACGCCGGTCGCGAGGCCGGCGGCCCAGCGGACCAGGTTCTTCGGCTCGCGGGCGAAGGCGTACACCTCCGCGGCGGAGCGGGGGATCACGACGCTGATGTGGCGGGACTCCTCGGTCATCCCGCCACGCTACCGAGGGGCGCGGTCGTACGCTGCGAACACGGCACGCAACGCACCGAGCGCGGCCTCCTCCTCGCCCGGCTCCTCGTAGTAGCCGTTCGCCACCTGCTCGGCGATCAGCGCCTCGGGTGTGAACTCCTCGCCGAATCGGCAGTCGCCCAGGGCGTACTCGAACCCGACATCGTGACTGAAGACGCCGTCCGCGATCAGGGTGATGTCGTGGGTGGCGCAGTACTCGACGAGGCCCTGCGCGATCTGCCATCGTGCACCGTCGAACCAGAAGACGCCGCTCGCGTGCGGAAGTGTCCTGCCCTGGTCGTTCTCCGTGTTGAGGAACTCGTAGCTCTCCGGGCGATCGGCGACCATGGCGACGAGTTCGTCGGGGACGCCGCCGAACACGCTCAGTTGTGAGGCGTAGTCCTCGTAGAAGTTGAGCACGCTCTCGTGCTCGTACGTCAGCAGGAGCACGCGCCCGTCGTCGGCGAAGAACCAGCCGGCGGCCTGTCCACCCCCGTCGTTCCACGCGAACCGCACGCCGCCGGGGACGTCGACGGGTTCGATGTCGTTCCACGTGTCCACGATCGCCGCGCGCCGCCGCACGTCGGCGATCGGTGTGCGCTGCAGGTCCTCCCAGGTGCCCATGACTCCACTATGTCACAAGTCAGGGAACGTGAATCCACTCTGCGATATTGTGCAGCAATGGGGAGTCGCTTCATTCAGCAGAACAGTCAGGTACCCGAATGGTTGCGCGACGGGACGCTCGTGCGGACGTTGCCGGACAACACGCTCCGGGCGGCCTCGATCCTCGTCAACCCGGGCTACTTCACGGCGGCTCGCGTGGCGGAGGTGCTCGAGGCCTCCGGCGCCACCCCGGAGGAGGCTCGGGAGGCCGTCCGTGCCGCGCGGGCGGCGTACCGGGCCCACCTCGACCGATCGGACGGTGAGGGGGACTGGGCGCGGTTCGATGCCGCGTGCGACGCGATCGCCGCGCGCGGGATCCTGGTGCGGCACAACTTCACCTGCTGCCGGACCTGTGCCGACGCCGAGATCGGTGACGATCGCGCGGACGAGTGGGGGTACGTCTACTTCACCCAGCAGGACGCCGAGGCCCTGGCCTATGCGGAGCCCTCCGTCTACCTCGGGTACGGGTCCTTCGGCCCGTCGCCGTCGATCGACCCCGCCGAGCTCGCGAGCGCCCAGGGCGACGACGAGCGGATGTCCGCGCTGTACGAGCGCACCTTCGACGACCTCGCCGCCGCGATCACGTCGGCCCTGGACGCCCAGGGACTCCGCTACGAGTGGGACGGCGACACCGGCACGCGGATCCGGGTCGTCGGGATGGACTGGCGCCGGCCGCTTCCCGAGGACGACGTGGCCCCGCCGGCGGCCCCGGCCCCGGAGTCCCGGAAGCGGAACTTCGGCTTCCGCTTCTGACCGGACCGCCCGGCGTCCGAGGCCGGGGCGCGACGTCGACGACCCGCGGGGCACAATCCGAAGCGAGCACGCTCAGCCGCGACGGACGGGGGGACGACAAGTGGCACCGATACTCGACGGAATCGTGGTGGCGGACTTCAGCCGGGTGCTGGCCGGGCCCCTCGCGACGGTGATGCTCGCGGACCTCGGCGCGGACGTCGTGAAGGTGGAACGCCCCGGCGCCGGCGACGACACCCGGGCCTGGGGACCGCCCTGGACCGATCGCACCAGCGCCTACTTCGAGTCGGCGAACCGCTCCAAGCGCAGCGTCGAACTCGACCTCGACGACCCCGGGGATCGCGCGGTGGCACGCGAACTCGCCAGTCGCGCCGATGTCTTCGTCGAGAACTTCCGCACCGGGTCGCTCGACGCGAAGGGCCTCGGGTACGAGGACCTCGTCGCGGTCAACCCGCGCCTGGTCTACTGCTCGATCACCGGTTTCGGCTCCGGGGCCGGGGCGGAGCTGCCGGGGTACGACTTCCTCGTCCAGGCCCTGGGCGGGCTGATGAGCATCACGGGCGAACCGGACGGCGACCCGATGAAGGTGGGCGTCGCCCTCGTGGACGTCCTCACCGCGAAGGACGCCGTCGCGGGGATCCTCGCCGCACTGTACGAGCGGGAGCGCTCCGGCCTCGGACAACGTGTCGAGGTGAATCTGCTGTCCTCGCTTCTCGGTTCGCTGGCCAATCAGGGCGCGACCTTCCTCGCGACGGGTGCCGCCCCGTCGCGGCGGGGGAACAGCCACCCGTCGATCGCGCCCTACGAAACCCTCCGGTGCCGCGACGGCCTCCTCGCGGTGGCGTGCGGCAACGACGGCCAGTTCGCCCGCCTCGCCGCCACCGTCGGTGCCGCGGAGCTGGCCGACGATCCGCGCTTCGCGAGCAACCCGGACCGCGTGCGCCACCGCGCCGATCTGGTCCGGCTCCTCGAGGCGCGCCTCGAAGCCCAGGACGCGGGGGAGTGGGCCCGCCGGCTCACCGCGGCGGGGGTGCCGGCCGGCACCGTCGGCGACGTCGCCTCGGGATTCGCCCTCGCCGAGAGCCTGGGCCTGCAGCCGCGGATCCACGTGGGCGACGGCGCGATGGACCAGGTGCGCAACCCGATCGGCTTCTCCCGCACCCCCGTCACCGACTACCGTCGCCCACCCGCAGTGGGGGAGCACACCGAGGCGGTCCGCGCCGGGCTACGCAACGGCGGGGGCTCCGGCGGTGGTCGGTGAGCCGTGCCCCGGGGCACGGCCCTCGCCCATCAGTTCACGTCGGCGAACGCCTCGACGGCCTCGTTCCGGCCGGCGACGATCAGGACGTCACCGTCCTGCACGATCGTGTCGTAGTCGGCGTGCGTGAAATCCTCACCCGGATGCTTGATGGCCACCACGGTGATCCCGTACTTGTGTCGCACGCCGGAGTCCTTGAGGGCCTTCCCGACGATGCTGCGCGGCGCGTGCGCCTTGACCATCGCGTAGTCCTCCTCGAACTCCACGTAGTCCAGCATCCTGCCGCCCGTCACGAGATGCGCCACCCGCTCGCCCATCTCGTGCTCCGGGAGCACCACGTGGTGCGCGCCCACCCGTTCGAGGATGCGGCGGTGCTGGTGGCTGGTGGCCTTCGCCCAGATGTTGGGGATCCGGAACTCCGACAGCAGCGAGGTGGCGAGGATGCCGGCCTCCAGGTCGGAGCCGATCGAGACCACCGCATGCGCGAAGTCCGGCACCCCCAGTTGCTTGAGCGCCTCCTCGTCGGTCGAGTCCGCGACCGCGGCATAGGTCAAGTCGTCGGAGATCCGCTGCACGCGACGCTCGTCCACGTCCACCCCGAGCACCTCGGCGCCCTGCGCGATCAGCTCGCGCGCCACCGACGCGCCGAACCGGCCCAGGCCGATGACGACGATGCGCATCCCCGTGCGCTTGCGTGATTTAACCAACGATCGGACGCTCCTCCGGCAACTCGTAGCGGCGCTCGCGCTCGCGCAGGGCGAGGGCGGACGCCACGGTCACGGGACCGAGTCGCCCCGCGAACATCAGGACCACCAGCAGTATCCGCCCGCCGACGGGCGGATCGTCGGTGATCCCGGTACTCAGGCCCACGGTGGAGAACGCCGAGACCACCTCGAACAGCACGGCGTCGAGTTCGAAGTGCGTCATCTGCAGCAGCGTCAGCGTGCCCACCATCACCGTGCCGACGCTGAGCAGCGCGACGGTGATCGCCTGTCGCTGCACGTCGGCGGAGATGCGCCGGCCGAAGGCGTGCACGGTCGGCTCGCCGCGGATCTCCGCCCAGATCACGAACGCCAGGATCGCGAAGGTCGTGACTTTGATCCCACCGGCCACGCCGCCGCTGCCGCCGCCGATGAACATCAACACGTCGGTGGTGAGCAGCGACGTCGGATGCATCGCGCCCACGTCGATCGTGTTGAAACCGGCTGTGCGCGGCGAGACCCCGGCGAACGTCCCCGTGAGGATCTTGCCGGCCACGTCGCGCGGGCCCAGGGTCGCCGGATTCGTCCACTCGAACGCGGTGATGAGGGCGACACCCCCGACCAGCAACGCGAAGTAGGTGATCAGCGTCAGCTTCGTGTGCAGCGACCAACGCGTCAGCGCGGTGTCCCGGTTCAGCCGCCGGCGCAGCGCCCGCGTGACCTCGTAGATCACCGGGAACCCGAGCCCGCCGATGACGATCGCCACCATGATCGGCACGACGATCCCGGGGTCCTCGGCGAACCCCGTCAGGCTGTCCGAGTAAAGCGCGATGCCCGCGTTGTTGTAGGCCGTGACGGCGTGGAACATCGCGAGATACGCGGCGCGGCCCGTCGAGACGTCGTAGCCGAGCGCGAACCGCGCGAACAGGAACAGGGCGGTGACCGCCTCCACGGCGAGGCTCATCCGGACGACGCCGAGCACCACCCGCTTGCTCTCGCCCAGCTCCAGGCTCTTGTTCTCCGCCTGCGCCAGGATCTGCAGCCGCAACCCGATGCGCCGCGCCACGAGCAGTCCGAGGAGCGAGGCCAGCGAGATGATGCCGAGCCCGCCGACCTGTACCAGCAGCATGATGACCACCTCGCCGAAGGTGGACCAGTGCGACTCGGTATCGACCACCACGAGCCCGTTGACGCACACCGCCGACGTGGCGGTGAACAGGGCGGTGCTCAGCGCGGTGCGCTGGCCGTCGGTCGCCGCGATCGGCAGGGACAGGAGCACGTTGCCGATCACCGTCGCCAGGCCGAAGCCGAGAACGATCAGGCGTGCCGGCTGCGTGGGACCGGCCATTCCGCGGGCCATCAGCAGAACCTACCCCGGCGCGGCTACCGCCCGAGGTACGCCGCGATCCATCGCGGGCCCACGCCGGCGGCCAGCAGCGCGAGTAGCACGATCCGCGCCTGCCCGGGCCGCAGCCGTCGCGACAGCAGCGCGCCGGCGGCGACGAGGTCGGCAGCACCGCCGCCCCCGCCGTAGGCGGCGTCGACGGGCCCGGACGCGATCCGCGTCGACACGACGACCACCACGCCCGCGTCCAGCGCGCGGCGCACCGCCTCCGCGAGCGCGACCGTCGTGTTCCCGCTCCCGGTGCCCGCGAGCACGATCCCGCGGGCGCCGGCCGCGACGGCGGCGTCGACGAGGGCACCGTCGGCCCCCGGGTACGAGGCCACGATGTCGACGCGCACGCCCGCGATCGGCGCGGGCTTGGTCAGCAGCCGATTCGGTGCCGTCCCGGCCAGCTCCGCCACCGGTAGGCCACCCTCGAAGGGCTGCGGCGCGACGGTGGACACCTTCGCGAGCCCCCGCACCGTCTGCACCTGCCCGGCGAAGGAGAGCAGCACCCCGAGCCCCCGGTATCCGGGGTCCGCGGCGACCGCGATCGCCTCCGCGAGATTCGCCGGTCCGTCCGCGGCGGGCGAATCCGCGGGGTGCTGCGCACCGGTGAAGACCACCGGCCGCGGGTCGGTGTGCGTCAGGTCTACCAGGAGCGAGGTCTCCTCCATGGTGTCCGTGCCGTGCGTCACGACGACCCCCGCCACCTCCGGGTCGGCGAGAGCGTCCACGACCGCGGCCCGGATCTCGTCGAGCTGCTCCAGCGTCAGCGCGGACGAATCCGCGGCGGTCACGTCGCGGACCGTCACGTCGATTCCCGGCACGGCGCCGGCGGTCTCGACCAGCGCCGCGCCGGCGTCCGTGGGGGCCGCCGCGCCGGATTCGTCGTGACGGCTGGCGATGGTGCCACCGGTGGCGAGCACGATCACTTCAGGCATGCGTGCAGCATCGCATGCCGGCCGTGGGGCGCGGTGGCGCACCGCGTCACGTTTGGCATAGTGGAGGCGGCGAAGCAGCGGCCGGACGGAGGTGACATTCTCGATGCGCGGACGGGTCCTCATGGCCCTCACCGCGGTACTCGTGGGCCTGGCCTGCGGTGCCTGCAGCGGGGAGAGCACCGAATCGCGGTCGAGCACCCCCTCGGCCGTTTCCGTCCAGGTGACGGAGGCACCGTCGAGCACGCCGGACCGTGCACCGTCGACGCAGCAACTCGAGGAGATGCTGAGCCGGGCGGTCGACCCGAACGTGCCGATCGAGGAGAAGGTGCAGCTGGTCCAGGGCGCGACGATCGCCGACGGGCCGCTGTTCGACGAGCTGGTCAAGCTGCGCAGCGACAACCCTCAGGTCAGCTGGCACATCGGCCGCCCCGTACTGGAGCAGCCGGGGCTGGCGAAGGCGCAGTTCTCCGTGCTCATGGGCGGGACGAATCAGCTGGCCTACGCGACCCTCGCCTTCGACGAGGGCCGGTGGAAACTGCAGCGCTCGTACGCCTGCCAGATGATCGTGCAGGTCGGGCGCGACTCGCCGTCCTGCCGCTGACCGCGGTCACGGACCGACGGACGCCGACTACTTCGGGCCGAAGCGGTAGACGCTGCCCGTCTTCTGCGTGAGCTTCTTCGCCGGGTCGTCGCCCACCAGGGTGCGACCGCCCTCCAACTGCACACCGCCCTGTCCGAACGC from Tsukamurella paurometabola includes the following:
- a CDS encoding DNA polymerase IV is translated as MDAFFASCEQLTRPTLRGRPVLVGGLGGRGVVAGCSYEARVFGARSAMPMHQARRLVGAAAVVLPPRGALYGTVSRRVFATVRELIPVVETLSFDEAFGEPVELAGASTAEVTAFAEELRRRIREETGLVASVGAGAGKQAAKIASGLAKPDGVSVIPPAAQESMLYPLPVRKLWGIGPVAGERLSRLGIDTIGQFAAMSEVEVVSVLGVTLGPALHRLARGEDDRPVAVNGEAKSISAEHTLETDVTTMNALRREIDRSAEHALRRLRRDGRGARTVVLKLKRSDMSLLTRSATLPSATTDAAVLTATAQRLALDPMEIGGLRLVGVGFSGLSSVEQFALFGDESDGSDEASGEADEVADDDGGVDAAEVQVPVVGWRPGMDVRHPEFGHGWVQGAGHGVLSVRFETRTSGAGRMRSFKADDPDLREADPLDSLDWPAEHLRIDEDDEG
- a CDS encoding HNH endonuclease signature motif containing protein, encoding MLDSEDVLSALERLEAAFRKVPYSQHRLTQVAVEQGLPGQLGYTGMKELLVQRLRLAGGEARDRIHGARDRAPQHGHGVCPEPRYALVAKAQRDGTISDRHALAIDHVFAKCRRTIRPDQAAILEDVLVTAAADVTPEDLSVIGARALAHLDPDGAEPDSDVIERARGLHVGTQDGDLMTPFDGDLSPEGRALLDTILEKLARPGVNNPADADDPVDLTDQDAVKAAAKHDQRTAAQRNHDALVTALGLAVASGGLGQHRGLPCVPIITLGIDQLETETGIATTATGGRLPVADALRMMGTNPKYVLVLDLASRPLFLGREKRLASADQRIALYGSEKGCTAPGCDAPATRCQVHHITEWADGGATDITCLTLACDAHHGKVAPATGDFPRGWETITVPQGEYAGRTGWRRTADPTHEHRVNHKHHTEELYRHALERWNARIAELRNLWRAEELRVRYRECVGSIHDDIGEILDGPHGPPILEALLAEHDADEPWNCQMPADLRTAA
- a CDS encoding SRPBCC family protein, whose protein sequence is MTEESRHISVVIPRSAAEVYAFAREPKNLVRWAAGLATGVRSDGDDLVADSPMGEVRVRFAPDNTFGVLDHDVTLPDGTVVNNPLRVLAHPDGAEVLFTVRRLGASDADFDRDCATVLSDLERLRAVTLAP
- a CDS encoding DUF6891 domain-containing protein, whose amino-acid sequence is MGSRFIQQNSQVPEWLRDGTLVRTLPDNTLRAASILVNPGYFTAARVAEVLEASGATPEEAREAVRAARAAYRAHLDRSDGEGDWARFDAACDAIAARGILVRHNFTCCRTCADAEIGDDRADEWGYVYFTQQDAEALAYAEPSVYLGYGSFGPSPSIDPAELASAQGDDERMSALYERTFDDLAAAITSALDAQGLRYEWDGDTGTRIRVVGMDWRRPLPEDDVAPPAAPAPESRKRNFGFRF
- a CDS encoding CaiB/BaiF CoA transferase family protein, translated to MAPILDGIVVADFSRVLAGPLATVMLADLGADVVKVERPGAGDDTRAWGPPWTDRTSAYFESANRSKRSVELDLDDPGDRAVARELASRADVFVENFRTGSLDAKGLGYEDLVAVNPRLVYCSITGFGSGAGAELPGYDFLVQALGGLMSITGEPDGDPMKVGVALVDVLTAKDAVAGILAALYERERSGLGQRVEVNLLSSLLGSLANQGATFLATGAAPSRRGNSHPSIAPYETLRCRDGLLAVACGNDGQFARLAATVGAAELADDPRFASNPDRVRHRADLVRLLEARLEAQDAGEWARRLTAAGVPAGTVGDVASGFALAESLGLQPRIHVGDGAMDQVRNPIGFSRTPVTDYRRPPAVGEHTEAVRAGLRNGGGSGGGR
- a CDS encoding potassium channel family protein, giving the protein MRIVVIGLGRFGASVARELIAQGAEVLGVDVDERRVQRISDDLTYAAVADSTDEEALKQLGVPDFAHAVVSIGSDLEAGILATSLLSEFRIPNIWAKATSHQHRRILERVGAHHVVLPEHEMGERVAHLVTGGRMLDYVEFEEDYAMVKAHAPRSIVGKALKDSGVRHKYGITVVAIKHPGEDFTHADYDTIVQDGDVLIVAGRNEAVEAFADVN
- a CDS encoding TrkH family potassium uptake protein, with product MARGMAGPTQPARLIVLGFGLATVIGNVLLSLPIAATDGQRTALSTALFTATSAVCVNGLVVVDTESHWSTFGEVVIMLLVQVGGLGIISLASLLGLLVARRIGLRLQILAQAENKSLELGESKRVVLGVVRMSLAVEAVTALFLFARFALGYDVSTGRAAYLAMFHAVTAYNNAGIALYSDSLTGFAEDPGIVVPIMVAIVIGGLGFPVIYEVTRALRRRLNRDTALTRWSLHTKLTLITYFALLVGGVALITAFEWTNPATLGPRDVAGKILTGTFAGVSPRTAGFNTIDVGAMHPTSLLTTDVLMFIGGGSGGVAGGIKVTTFAILAFVIWAEIRGEPTVHAFGRRISADVQRQAITVALLSVGTVMVGTLTLLQMTHFELDAVLFEVVSAFSTVGLSTGITDDPPVGGRILLVVLMFAGRLGPVTVASALALRERERRYELPEERPIVG
- a CDS encoding asparaginase, whose amino-acid sequence is MPEVIVLATGGTIASRHDESGAAAPTDAGAALVETAGAVPGIDVTVRDVTAADSSALTLEQLDEIRAAVVDALADPEVAGVVVTHGTDTMEETSLLVDLTHTDPRPVVFTGAQHPADSPAADGPANLAEAIAVAADPGYRGLGVLLSFAGQVQTVRGLAKVSTVAPQPFEGGLPVAELAGTAPNRLLTKPAPIAGVRVDIVASYPGADGALVDAAVAAGARGIVLAGTGSGNTTVALAEAVRRALDAGVVVVVSTRIASGPVDAAYGGGGGAADLVAAGALLSRRLRPGQARIVLLALLAAGVGPRWIAAYLGR